One region of Drosophila kikkawai strain 14028-0561.14 chromosome 2R, DkikHiC1v2, whole genome shotgun sequence genomic DNA includes:
- the LOC108078282 gene encoding heterogeneous nuclear ribonucleoprotein U-like protein 2 isoform X5: MDVAKLEKMKVVDLRNELQSRGLDTKGVKAVLIERLRAHVEGGAGDGDGAPVTPSRRQRRTRSMSRSPSPVAAAPVAAEPVLDTLEEEEQPAQAEQLEPEAEPEPQSESEPQPEPEPEPRIQAEPEQEAEDTSDTEAGNDEPQPQAEESNEKTEIEEKSEPVEKDEAPVAPEIKQDDDEPMEEVKDAADEEEPEAKPDRHSEEDAAEKAAEEPQENGDSQKMDVDDEAAAQKTTEDAEATAAKSEEQPQERRKRSHSRSRSRSRIGSRSPKHRSSVGVLVPEDEPTIEENKVGLSWLDSDLHLRIDSTTFASAKPLSAEIYSLIWSGARSNFGVREGKVCYEVRLSEELQSENSHYFRDEPHVRGFRVGFSKPQSTLLLGEAEHSFGYCETGRKANQGEFSDYGRPYKLDDVIGCYLDLESEPCTIKYTLNGEDLGVAFEFEKSILGEEEALFPHIVTKGYEYSVNFSDAEQLLVNAERPTRKRRKPRKEEDKDDDKDDNDGEKWKVLDEATADDDELEKKDEEDSKTNSDQAEEAENSETAKKADKQSAETAAEDKTEAEAETVKAEAAESSETVETSATDGVSGEAETVANGNSTSEKVNDEKPAEEQKPTATNEDEEDEDGPSPNKRPKTDEDSEKVESEKDKDKSQSQTEEDEYEDVVPEPRETAALLDGYVLLGLVPTEQLRPGPQRAGSRKECEVILLVGLPGSGKTHWALKHVAENVDKRYEVIGPDAFIAKMTIDGASRKTVHKGRWDKVYETCLNSLAALEDIAMKRRRNFILDQTNVYASAQRRKMKGFNDFKRIAVVCIPGEDELKRRIAEKEEKGNAFTVKESTINNLRANFTLPSLEFGWFDDINYTELTGDEAKSEVKKYNEKGKKAIDADRSRDKRSRGGRDNYRRDDRNRNRYNDDRRRDYGGQRHESRWSDARRGGGGGGGGSYSSNSGAGGGGSRGYDNRRSYSGSSGGQQNWMQNSRRSGYDDRGYGGGSGGGGNRGYDNRNRGYSGSSGGGGQQNWMQNNRNRSGYDDRAYGSSRDYRDRDRGNDRSRMGSNDRNRGSSQSSSYRSGGGTHQQRDFRPGHRDTKEDSRGGYERSAGQSLPKYGNNSAAGGGYDQYKQQQQAGGAPGGGKASLSGKWSTYTQHQQQAPQHQQTGVWQTQQQQQSQQYQQQHQQQTAGQQQQYWGGYNQMAGYGTQQQQAWQGAADPQQQQQQQWMSWWQQQQGSGAAASNVSGGAGVHVGGGAAGNNDGGATNHYWSQYSYSTQSNPGDKK; encoded by the exons ATGGATGTGGCGAAGCTGGAGAAGATGAAGGTGGTGGACTTGCGCAACGAGCTCCAGTCGCGCGGTCTGGACACCAAGGGAGTTAAAGCCGTGCTTATCGAGCGCCTGCGGGCCCATGTGGAAGGTGGAGCCGGCGATGGAG ATGGCGCTCCTGTCACACCAAGCCGACGCCAGCGTCGGACGCGCTCAATGTCCCGCTCACCGTCGCCCGTAGCAGCTGCTCCGGTCGCTGCTGAGCCAGTGCTTGACACTCTGGAAGAGGAGGAACAGCCGGCCCAGGCTGAGCAGTTGGAACCAGAAGCAGAGCCTGAACCGCAGTCTGAGTCTGAACCACAGCCGGAGCCTGAACCGGAGCCAAGAATTCAAGCCGAACCAGAGCAGGAGGCGGAGGATACATCGGATACCGAGGCAGGAAATGACGAGCCACAGCCTCAGGCCGAAGAGTCTAATGAAAAGACAGAAATAGAGGAAAAGAGCGAACCCGTCGAGAAGGACGAAGCTCCAGTTGCACCCGAAATAAAGCAAGATGACGACGAGCCGATGGAGGAAGTCAAGGATGCGGCCGATGAAGAGGAGCCAGAAGCTAAGCCGGATAGGCACAGCGAGGAAGATGCGGCTGAAAAGGCTGCTGAAGAGCCCCAGGAAAATGGCGACAGTCAGAAAATGGACGTTGACGACGAGGCCGCTGCCCAAAAGACAACTGAAGATGCAGAGGCCACGGCCGCCAAGTCGGAGGAGCAGCCTCAGGAGCGACGTAAGCGTTCGCACAGTCGTTCGCGCTCACGTTCCCGCATCGGTTCTCGCTCCCCAAAGCACCGTAGTAGTGTGGGCGTCCTCGTGCCCGAGGACGAGCCGACCATTGAAGAGAACAAAGTGGGGCTAAGTTGGT TGGATTCCGACCTGCATCTTCGTATCGATTCTACAACCTTCGCTTCGGCCAAACCTCTCTCCGCCGAAATCTATTCACTGATTTGGTCCGGCGCTCGCTCTAACTTCGGAGTGCGAGAGGGCAAAGTGTGCTACGAGGTTCGCCTGTCGGAGGAGTTACAATCGGAAAACTCGCACTACTTTCGGGATGAACCGCATGTGCGAGGCTTTCGAGTTGGCTTCTCCAAGCCACAAAGCACGCTGTTGCTGGGTGAGGCTGAGCATTCCTTTGGCTATTGCGAAACCGGTCGGAAGGCGAATCAAGGTGAGTTTTCGGACTACGGCAGGCCCTACAAGCTGGACGACGTAATTGGTTGCTACTTGGACCTGGAGAGTGAGCCATGCACTATTAAGTACACCCTGAACGGCGAGGATCTGGGTGTAGCATTTGAGTTCGAGAAAAGCATATTGGGCGAGGAGGAAGCTCTCTTTCCCCACATTGTGACTAAGGGCTACGAGTACTCTGTAAACTTCTCGGATGCCGAGCAGCTGCTTGTGAATGCCGAGAGGCCGACCCGCAAGCGCCGCAAGCCCCGCAAGGAAGAGGATAAGGACGATGATAAGGACGACAACGATGGAGAGAAGTGGAAGGTCCTGGACGAGGCTACCGCTGACGATGATGAGTTGGAGAAAAAGGATGAAGAAGATAGCAAGACGAACTCTGATCAGGCTGAAGAAGCCGAAAACTCGGAGACAGCCAAAAAGGCAGATAAGCAGAGTGCTGAAACAGCTGCCGAAGACAAaactgaggctgaggctgagacTGTTAAGGCGGAAGCTGCTGAATCCTCTGAAACTG TTGAAACATCCGCAACTGATGGAGTCTCTGGCGAAGCCGAAACTGTTGCCAATGGCAATTCTACCTCTGAGAAGGTCAACGACGAGAAGCCAGCGGAGGAACAGAAGCCGACGGCTACtaacgaggacgaggaggacgaggatgGTCCCTCACCCAACAAGCGTCCCAAAACCGATGAAGATTCCGAAAAGGTAGAATCTGagaaggacaaggacaagtcCCAATCGCAGACCGAGGAAGATGAATACGAGGACGTTGTGCCCGAGCCAAGGGAGACGGCTGCCCTATTGGACGGTTATGTGCTGCTGGGTCTGGTGCCAACCGAACAGCTGAGGCCAGGCCCCCAACGCGCTGGCTCGCGCAAAGAGTGCGAGGTCATTTTGTTGGTCGGCTTGCCGGGCTCTGGCAAGACCCACTGGGCCCTCAAGCATGTGGCGGAGAACGTGGACAAGCGCTACGAGGTGATTGGCCCCGATGCGTTCATAGCCAAGATGACG ATTGATGGTGCCTCTCGCAAAACTGTGCACAAAGGACGCTGGGATAAGGTGTATGAGACTTGCTTGAACAGTCTGGCAGCTCTGGAAGACATTGCCATGAAGCGGCGTCGCAATTTCATACTCGATCAG ACCAATGTTTATGCCTCGGCCCAGCGACGTAAAATGAAGGGTTTCAACGACTTTAAGCGCATTGCGGTTGTTTGCATACCAGGCGAAGATGAGTTAAAACGTCGCATCGCCGAAAAAGAGGAAAAGGGAAATGCTTTTACAGTTAAAGAGTCAACAATTAATAACTTACGAG CCAATTTCACATTGCCCTCGCTGGAGTTTGGCTGGTTTGATGACATAAACTACACGGAGCTGACCGGAGACGAGGCAAAGAGCGAGGTCAAGAAGTACAACGAGAAGGGCAAGAAAGCCATCGATGCGGATAGGTCTAGGGACAAGCGATCCCGCGGTGGCCGGGACAACTATAGGCGGGATGATCGCAACCGGAATCGCTACAACGATGACCGTCGACGTGACTATGGCGGCCAGAGGCACGAGAGCAGGTGGAGTGATGCCAGgcgtggtggcggcggcggcggcggcggaagcTATTCCAGCAACAGTGGTGCTGGTGGAGGCGGCAGCCGGGGATACGATAATCGGCGAAGCTACAGCGGAAGCAGCGGTGGTCAGCAAAATTGGATGCAAAACAGTCGCAGGAGCGGTTACGATGATCGCGGCTATGGCGGAGGCAGTGGAGGTGGCGGTAATCGAGGATACGACAATCGCAATCGCGGTTACTCCGGAAgcagcggtggcggtggccagCAAAACTGGATGCAGAACAACCGCAACAGAAGCGGGTATGACGATCGGGCGTACGGAAGCTCGCGAGACTATCGCGATCGAGATCGCGGCAATGATCGCAGTCGGATGGGCAGCAATGATAGGAATCGGGGCAGTAGCCAGAGCAGCAGCTATCGCTCGGGTGGCGGAACTCACCAACAACGGGATTTTCGGCCTGGCCACCGCGACACCAAAGAAGATAGTCGCGGTGGCTATGAGCGGTCAGCTGGCCAATCGCTGCCCAAGTACGGAAATAACTCGGCTGCAGGTGGTGGCTACGATCAgtacaagcagcagcagcaggcgggtGGAGCACCCGGCGGAGGCAAG GCCTCTCTCAGCGGCAAGTGGAGCACCTACacgcagcaccagcagcaggcgcCGCAGCATCAACAGACTGGTGTCTGGcagacacagcagcagcagcagtcacaACAGtaccaacagcagcatcagcagcagaccgcgggccagcaacaacaatactGGGGGGGATATAATCAAATGGCTG GCTATGGcacccaacaacaacaggccTGGCAGGGCGCCGCCgatccgcagcagcagcagcaacagcagtggATGTCCTGGTGGCAG cagcagcagggctcGGGAGCAGCGGCCAGTAATGTCAGTGGTGGAGCCGGCGTCCATGTGGGAGGCGGCGCTGCTGGCAATAATGATGGCGGTGCCACCAATCATTATTGGTCTCAATATTCATACTCCACACAGTCCAATCCCGGCGACAAGAAGTAG
- the LOC108078282 gene encoding heterogeneous nuclear ribonucleoprotein U-like protein 2 isoform X1: MDVAKLEKMKVVDLRNELQSRGLDTKGVKAVLIERLRAHVEGGAGDGDGAPVTPSRRQRRTRSMSRSPSPVAAAPVAAEPVLDTLEEEEQPAQAEQLEPEAEPEPQSESEPQPEPEPEPRIQAEPEQEAEDTSDTEAGNDEPQPQAEESNEKTEIEEKSEPVEKDEAPVAPEIKQDDDEPMEEVKDAADEEEPEAKPDRHSEEDAAEKAAEEPQENGDSQKMDVDDEAAAQKTTEDAEATAAKSEEQPQERRKRSHSRSRSRSRIGSRSPKHRSSVGVLVPEDEPTIEENKVGLSWLDSDLHLRIDSTTFASAKPLSAEIYSLIWSGARSNFGVREGKVCYEVRLSEELQSENSHYFRDEPHVRGFRVGFSKPQSTLLLGEAEHSFGYCETGRKANQGEFSDYGRPYKLDDVIGCYLDLESEPCTIKYTLNGEDLGVAFEFEKSILGEEEALFPHIVTKGYEYSVNFSDAEQLLVNAERPTRKRRKPRKEEDKDDDKDDNDGEKWKVLDEATADDDELEKKDEEDSKTNSDQAEEAENSETAKKADKQSAETAAEDKTEAEAETVKAEAAESSETVETSATDGVSGEAETVANGNSTSEKVNDEKPAEEQKPTATNEDEEDEDGPSPNKRPKTDEDSEKVESEKDKDKSQSQTEEDEYEDVVPEPRETAALLDGYVLLGLVPTEQLRPGPQRAGSRKECEVILLVGLPGSGKTHWALKHVAENVDKRYEVIGPDAFIAKMTIDGASRKTVHKGRWDKVYETCLNSLAALEDIAMKRRRNFILDQTNVYASAQRRKMKGFNDFKRIAVVCIPGEDELKRRIAEKEEKGNAFTVKESTINNLRANFTLPSLEFGWFDDINYTELTGDEAKSEVKKYNEKGKKAIDADRSRDKRSRGGRDNYRRDDRNRNRYNDDRRRDYGGQRHESRWSDARRGGGGGGGGSYSSNSGAGGGGSRGYDNRRSYSGSSGGQQNWMQNSRRSGYDDRGYGGGSGGGGNRGYDNRNRGYSGSSGGGGQQNWMQNNRNRSGYDDRAYGSSRDYRDRDRGNDRSRMGSNDRNRGSSQSSSYRSGGGTHQQRDFRPGHRDTKEDSRGGYERSAGQSLPKYGNNSAAGGGYDQYKQQQQAGGAPGGGKASLSGKWSTYTQHQQQAPQHQQTGVWQTQQQQQSQQYQQQHQQQTAGQQQQYWGGYNQMAAGYGTQQQQAWQGAADPQQQQQQQWMSWWQQQQQGSGAAASNVSGGAGVHVGGGAAGNNDGGATNHYWSQYSYSTQSNPGDKK, encoded by the exons ATGGATGTGGCGAAGCTGGAGAAGATGAAGGTGGTGGACTTGCGCAACGAGCTCCAGTCGCGCGGTCTGGACACCAAGGGAGTTAAAGCCGTGCTTATCGAGCGCCTGCGGGCCCATGTGGAAGGTGGAGCCGGCGATGGAG ATGGCGCTCCTGTCACACCAAGCCGACGCCAGCGTCGGACGCGCTCAATGTCCCGCTCACCGTCGCCCGTAGCAGCTGCTCCGGTCGCTGCTGAGCCAGTGCTTGACACTCTGGAAGAGGAGGAACAGCCGGCCCAGGCTGAGCAGTTGGAACCAGAAGCAGAGCCTGAACCGCAGTCTGAGTCTGAACCACAGCCGGAGCCTGAACCGGAGCCAAGAATTCAAGCCGAACCAGAGCAGGAGGCGGAGGATACATCGGATACCGAGGCAGGAAATGACGAGCCACAGCCTCAGGCCGAAGAGTCTAATGAAAAGACAGAAATAGAGGAAAAGAGCGAACCCGTCGAGAAGGACGAAGCTCCAGTTGCACCCGAAATAAAGCAAGATGACGACGAGCCGATGGAGGAAGTCAAGGATGCGGCCGATGAAGAGGAGCCAGAAGCTAAGCCGGATAGGCACAGCGAGGAAGATGCGGCTGAAAAGGCTGCTGAAGAGCCCCAGGAAAATGGCGACAGTCAGAAAATGGACGTTGACGACGAGGCCGCTGCCCAAAAGACAACTGAAGATGCAGAGGCCACGGCCGCCAAGTCGGAGGAGCAGCCTCAGGAGCGACGTAAGCGTTCGCACAGTCGTTCGCGCTCACGTTCCCGCATCGGTTCTCGCTCCCCAAAGCACCGTAGTAGTGTGGGCGTCCTCGTGCCCGAGGACGAGCCGACCATTGAAGAGAACAAAGTGGGGCTAAGTTGGT TGGATTCCGACCTGCATCTTCGTATCGATTCTACAACCTTCGCTTCGGCCAAACCTCTCTCCGCCGAAATCTATTCACTGATTTGGTCCGGCGCTCGCTCTAACTTCGGAGTGCGAGAGGGCAAAGTGTGCTACGAGGTTCGCCTGTCGGAGGAGTTACAATCGGAAAACTCGCACTACTTTCGGGATGAACCGCATGTGCGAGGCTTTCGAGTTGGCTTCTCCAAGCCACAAAGCACGCTGTTGCTGGGTGAGGCTGAGCATTCCTTTGGCTATTGCGAAACCGGTCGGAAGGCGAATCAAGGTGAGTTTTCGGACTACGGCAGGCCCTACAAGCTGGACGACGTAATTGGTTGCTACTTGGACCTGGAGAGTGAGCCATGCACTATTAAGTACACCCTGAACGGCGAGGATCTGGGTGTAGCATTTGAGTTCGAGAAAAGCATATTGGGCGAGGAGGAAGCTCTCTTTCCCCACATTGTGACTAAGGGCTACGAGTACTCTGTAAACTTCTCGGATGCCGAGCAGCTGCTTGTGAATGCCGAGAGGCCGACCCGCAAGCGCCGCAAGCCCCGCAAGGAAGAGGATAAGGACGATGATAAGGACGACAACGATGGAGAGAAGTGGAAGGTCCTGGACGAGGCTACCGCTGACGATGATGAGTTGGAGAAAAAGGATGAAGAAGATAGCAAGACGAACTCTGATCAGGCTGAAGAAGCCGAAAACTCGGAGACAGCCAAAAAGGCAGATAAGCAGAGTGCTGAAACAGCTGCCGAAGACAAaactgaggctgaggctgagacTGTTAAGGCGGAAGCTGCTGAATCCTCTGAAACTG TTGAAACATCCGCAACTGATGGAGTCTCTGGCGAAGCCGAAACTGTTGCCAATGGCAATTCTACCTCTGAGAAGGTCAACGACGAGAAGCCAGCGGAGGAACAGAAGCCGACGGCTACtaacgaggacgaggaggacgaggatgGTCCCTCACCCAACAAGCGTCCCAAAACCGATGAAGATTCCGAAAAGGTAGAATCTGagaaggacaaggacaagtcCCAATCGCAGACCGAGGAAGATGAATACGAGGACGTTGTGCCCGAGCCAAGGGAGACGGCTGCCCTATTGGACGGTTATGTGCTGCTGGGTCTGGTGCCAACCGAACAGCTGAGGCCAGGCCCCCAACGCGCTGGCTCGCGCAAAGAGTGCGAGGTCATTTTGTTGGTCGGCTTGCCGGGCTCTGGCAAGACCCACTGGGCCCTCAAGCATGTGGCGGAGAACGTGGACAAGCGCTACGAGGTGATTGGCCCCGATGCGTTCATAGCCAAGATGACG ATTGATGGTGCCTCTCGCAAAACTGTGCACAAAGGACGCTGGGATAAGGTGTATGAGACTTGCTTGAACAGTCTGGCAGCTCTGGAAGACATTGCCATGAAGCGGCGTCGCAATTTCATACTCGATCAG ACCAATGTTTATGCCTCGGCCCAGCGACGTAAAATGAAGGGTTTCAACGACTTTAAGCGCATTGCGGTTGTTTGCATACCAGGCGAAGATGAGTTAAAACGTCGCATCGCCGAAAAAGAGGAAAAGGGAAATGCTTTTACAGTTAAAGAGTCAACAATTAATAACTTACGAG CCAATTTCACATTGCCCTCGCTGGAGTTTGGCTGGTTTGATGACATAAACTACACGGAGCTGACCGGAGACGAGGCAAAGAGCGAGGTCAAGAAGTACAACGAGAAGGGCAAGAAAGCCATCGATGCGGATAGGTCTAGGGACAAGCGATCCCGCGGTGGCCGGGACAACTATAGGCGGGATGATCGCAACCGGAATCGCTACAACGATGACCGTCGACGTGACTATGGCGGCCAGAGGCACGAGAGCAGGTGGAGTGATGCCAGgcgtggtggcggcggcggcggcggcggaagcTATTCCAGCAACAGTGGTGCTGGTGGAGGCGGCAGCCGGGGATACGATAATCGGCGAAGCTACAGCGGAAGCAGCGGTGGTCAGCAAAATTGGATGCAAAACAGTCGCAGGAGCGGTTACGATGATCGCGGCTATGGCGGAGGCAGTGGAGGTGGCGGTAATCGAGGATACGACAATCGCAATCGCGGTTACTCCGGAAgcagcggtggcggtggccagCAAAACTGGATGCAGAACAACCGCAACAGAAGCGGGTATGACGATCGGGCGTACGGAAGCTCGCGAGACTATCGCGATCGAGATCGCGGCAATGATCGCAGTCGGATGGGCAGCAATGATAGGAATCGGGGCAGTAGCCAGAGCAGCAGCTATCGCTCGGGTGGCGGAACTCACCAACAACGGGATTTTCGGCCTGGCCACCGCGACACCAAAGAAGATAGTCGCGGTGGCTATGAGCGGTCAGCTGGCCAATCGCTGCCCAAGTACGGAAATAACTCGGCTGCAGGTGGTGGCTACGATCAgtacaagcagcagcagcaggcgggtGGAGCACCCGGCGGAGGCAAG GCCTCTCTCAGCGGCAAGTGGAGCACCTACacgcagcaccagcagcaggcgcCGCAGCATCAACAGACTGGTGTCTGGcagacacagcagcagcagcagtcacaACAGtaccaacagcagcatcagcagcagaccgcgggccagcaacaacaatactGGGGGGGATATAATCAAATGGCTG CAGGCTATGGcacccaacaacaacaggccTGGCAGGGCGCCGCCgatccgcagcagcagcagcaacagcagtggATGTCCTGGTGGCAG cagcagcagcagggctcGGGAGCAGCGGCCAGTAATGTCAGTGGTGGAGCCGGCGTCCATGTGGGAGGCGGCGCTGCTGGCAATAATGATGGCGGTGCCACCAATCATTATTGGTCTCAATATTCATACTCCACACAGTCCAATCCCGGCGACAAGAAGTAG